In Falco cherrug isolate bFalChe1 chromosome 19, bFalChe1.pri, whole genome shotgun sequence, the genomic stretch TCAGCCCCGACGGGACCCGCGGCGCCTTCGAGGAGCTGTTCCGGGACATGGGCGAGCTCCTGGGGGTCTTTGGGGGGAGCTGGGCcaggcccccgccgcccctcggtggggatgggatggggctACCCCCCCGGGGGCTCTGGGGGCCGGTgcggagcccccccggcagcccggCCTGACCCGaaccccctttttcccccccagagccccccctgcccggccccagtGAGGGCAGTGCGGGGCGGCCGCTGCGGGACTCCATGCTGAAGCAGCCGGACGCTCCCAGCGCGGTTCCGGGGGGGCCTGAGGGTGCCAGGGACCCTCCCCGGCCCTGGAGACCCTTCCTGGGGGTGGGTGAGGGCTCTGCCATCTCGGGCTCGGCTGCGGTTGGAGCCTGTCATCGTGGTGTCGGGCCTTGTGTCCCCGCCACTGGGTGCTTTGCGTCCCCGTCACCGGCGCGTGGCTTTGCCTTGCAGCTGGACGATGCtcccccagcttctcctggcCCGAAGGAAGACCAGGGTGAGTGGCGGCAGCATGGCCCTGGGGTCTCTGCCGTCCCTGCTCTACCTGCCTGCGCTGCCGCAGCTCTCAGGGCACGTCCCCGCGCTGCTGTCACCCTCTCGTGTCTTCCCCCGCAGACTTGGATTCCCACGTCTCCTCCGCGGGATTGGGGACCATCTTGAAACCTGACGAGCCCAAGTCCCGCTCTTACTTCCAGAGCGTCTCCGTCACCAAAGTGACTCTCCCGGATGGGGTGAGTGTCCCCTGAGGGTGCGGCAAGGGGCCACAGGTGACCCGGGGACACCATCCCCAGCGCAAGGAGCAGAGCCCCCGGGATGGTGGCGTCTCACTCAGGGCTCGGTGCTCCGCGCAGGCGGTGGAGGAGCGTCGGACcgtgcaggacagccagggcCGCCGGGAGACAACAGTGACTCGCCGGAGGGGGGATCAGGCCTTCATCACCACCACCAAGGAGGATGGGCAGAGCAAGGACTACCGGGAGGAGGTGGTCAACATGGATGACCGTGAGTGGGGTGCTGAGGAGGGCGAGGGGAGCAGGCCGGGCCCCCCCTGAGTGGGCTCTCCTTGCTCTCCCAGGGGAGCTGGCGCAGTTCGCGGGCACGTGGCCACAGCAAGACGAGCTCTGCGCTCCCAAACTGAGCGACCCCTCGTCCGTGCTGGGCAATTTCTTCCGACGCTGGTTCTCGAGCTGATAGCTGTGCCCCCGCCCCGGCTGCGCACCCCGTATGTGTGAtgggtgcagggtggggggacccTGGGGCTTCCCGGGGCCGTGGGGACAGACACCAGCCTGGGGGCGAGGGCTGCCGGCTCCATCGAGGGCGGGCGGTGGGCAGCAgcctcttctccctgcctgtTTTTGTTGCAGATGGGTCAGATCCTGCTAGGAGCTGGCGCCTGCCCGCCTTCAGGGGTGCTGCGGAGCTGTGGGGGCAgaacgtgtgtgtgtgcgtgcgcaCGTGTGTACAGAGCAATAAAGTCTATTTATGCTAACGATGACTTGCCGAGCTCCTTCAGGCTGGAATCTCCCTGATGCGCAGGCAGGAACCCGCTGGGCTGCCCCAcgggtgcaggcagctgccgggctcctccaccccagccctgtgcccgTGCCCCCTGCCCAACCTCTCCCCCGtttccctgccagcccagcaccgtGCTGACACCTCCCCTGCGCCGCTCTCGGGGGCCGGTGCTGGCAAGCCTTTCCCCAGCCTCTTCGTTAGCGCTGCCTGCGGTTGCGGCTTGGGCAGGGATCTGGCAGGGAAAAGCGGAGCTCCCGGGGGGGTAAACACGCCTGTGCCAGCTCACCTGAGCAAGGTCTCTGTTCCCCACGGCCGTTTGGGGGTCCTCGGGGGGCTCCCACCAGGTCTGGTGCTACTGGGGGCCACCCTTGTCACAAGGCGCCACTGTCCCTGGCCCCATGCGGGACTCTGGTCCCTGCCAGGCGTCTCCCTTCGGTGTGGCTCTGATTAGTTTAAAGTCTGCGCGTTATcacacccccccagccccggggctcATAAAATCTCGCCAGGACGGAGACACTGCCACTGCTGTCCTCGCTGCCTGCTCCCGGCCAGCCCCATGGGCTCCGCTTCCTTCTTGAAGAGGGCCCAGGCTCTGCTCCGCGTGCGGAACCAACTGACGCGCGAGTGCCTGgcggagctgctggctgtcttTGTGCTCATGGTGAGCGGGGCACGCGGCTGGGCCGGGGCTGACCGCGGCGGGGTGGCAGGCACCGGGGGTCCCCGggctcccctgcctgtccctcacTAGGAGTTGGGGGGGTTTGGGGGCTGTGTCGCGCTCGCGGAGCGACTTGGCCTCCCGCTTGGATCCTGCGGGCGCTGTGTGCCTCGACGCCTCCCGCTGTGGAGCAGGCAAAGGTTGGGGCTCCGGAGCTGCACTTGGCACCCGGGCTGCACCCCGCGATGGCGAACAGTGACACTGGTGGCACTCCTTCCCCGCCATCTCCCCAGGGGAAGAGAAAACTTAATTACTGATCATTTCTTCACCTCGCTGTCAAAACCATAAGCCGGACCGGTAACCGGTAACCAGTAACCgcctccctgcctgtccccgtCCGGAGCCCAGGGGACAGGGGAGCAAAAGCACGGAGGCAGCACGGGCAGAGGTGCCGGAGCAGCCTCGCTGCCCTTGTGCCGCCTGGGATCGGCACCAATCCTGCCAGCGGCTGCggtgcaggggggtgggggtcctgGGGAGCGGTGGGGGGTTTGGCGAGGGGCCGGGAGGGCTGCGGTGGAGCCGTGTCCCTCTTCTCCAGCTGATCACCCTGGGGGGCTCAGCACAGATGGTCACCAGCTCGGGGACGAAGGGGAACTTCCTCACCGCCTACCTGGCGGGCGCCCTGGCCGTCATGGTGGCCGTCTACACGGCAGGAGGAGTCTCCGgtgaggctggggaggggttCCCAGCTCCCGCCATCCCCCAGCTCCCGCTggaccccctgctcccagcccctctccgTTGCAGGGGCCCACCTGAACCCGGCGTTCTCCTTCGCCATGTGCCTGCTGGAGCAGTTTCCCTGGTGGAAGTTGCCCATCTTCGTGGCCGTGCAGACCGCGGGAGCCTTCATCGCCGCCGGAGCCGTCTACGCCCTCTACTACGGTACGGGGGGCGTGGGGGGTGCCCGGTGGGGGAAGACcgtggctgtgccagggtggCCGGGCTCACGGACAGATTCTGCGCCACAGATGCCATCCAGCACTACAGCAACGGGACCCTCACCACCACCGGTCCCCGGGAGACCGCGTCCATCTTCGCCACCTACCCCGCTGACTACCTCTCCCTCTCCAACGGCTTCTTGGACCAGGTGGGTGCCGGTGCTGGCTCCCCCCAGACCCCTCCGGCGGTGCCGATGCGGTGCTGAGCTGTGGTGCTGGCCCCACAGGTGATGGGCACGGCGCTGCTGATCGTGGGTGTCCTGGCCATCCTGGACACCCGCAACAAGGGTGTCCCCAAGGGTTTGGAGCCGGTGGCCGTGGCCCTGCTGGTGTTCTCCATCGAGGTCTCCATGGGCTCCAACTGCGGTTGCCCCATGAATCCCGCGCGGGATTTTGGCCCCCGGCTCTTCACCTACGTGGCGGGTTGGGGCACCGAGGTCTTCAGGTGGGTAGAAGGACGGGGGGCAAGGCAGGGGGCGCGAGGTGTGACCCCCTGCCCCACCGTGCCCCGTCCCCAGCAGGGGCGATGGGTGGTGGGGGGTGCCAGGCGTGACCCCCTGACCCACCGTGCCCCGTCCCCAGCAGGGGCaatgggtggtggtgggtgccGGTGGTGGCACCGCTGCTGGGGGCCGCGGTGGGCTCGGCCCTTTACCAGCTCCTCGTGGCTTTCCACCACCCGGCGGAGGAGGGGGACCCCCCggcccagcagagctgcctggtcCTCACCAACGCCACCATCCCCCCAGACACCGAGCAGGCACCGGGGGAGAAGGATGCCGGGGGGGATGCTGCCCCAGAAGTGATGCTGGGGACCCCCTCGCCACcaccagctggcagcagggtccCCCCCGCCGTCGCCCTCACACCATTAAAGGAGCCCTGAGACTGCAGGTGTCGTGTCCGGACATGGGTgacagccccccaccccggtgGGGACAGAGCGGGCCAGGCCTGGCAGCAGGGGGGGACCCCGGCCTGGGGTGCATGTGCAGCTGGGGGGGGAGAACTGCCCCCttgggacaccccccccccagggctgtCTCTAGGACCCCCAAGGCTGGTCCTGGTAtcccctggggctgcctctgccccacCCGGGACCCCCTGTGGCTGCCCAGGCCCTCCCTGATTGTACTCTGGGaccccccgggacccccaggTTATGCTCTGGGACTGCCCGGGACCCCCCTGGTTGTACTCTGGAGCCCCCTGGGGCTGCCGAGGACCCCCAGGTTCTACTCTGGAACCCCCAAGCCCCTCTGGAGCTGCCTGGCCCCCCCCTAAGGCTGCCTGGTTCCCCCTGGGTTGTACTCTGGGCCACCTGGGGACCCCCCAGCGGTGCCTGGGACCCCCGGGTTGCACTCTGGGACCCCTCTGGGGCTGCCAGGGACCCCCAGGTTGCACTGTGGGACCCCCCGAGACTGCCTGGGACCCCCGGGCTGCACTCTGGGACCCCCCAGGACTGCCTGGGACCCCCAGGCTGCACTCTGGGACCCctctggggctgcctggcccctCCAAGTTGCGCTCTGGGCCCCCCAGGCTGCACTCTAGGACCCCCCGGGCTGCCTGGTTCCCCTTGGGTTATACTCTGGGCCCCCCGGGGACCCCCAGCGGTGCCTGGGACCCCCGGGTTGCACTCTGGGACCCCTCTGGGGCTGCCGGGGACCCCCGGGTTGTGTTCTGGGCCCCCCTGGCTACACTCTGGGGACGCCCCAGGGCTGCCGGGGTCCCCCGGGTTGCGCTGTGGGaccccccggggctgccggggtCCCCCGGGTTGCGCTGTGGGaccccccggggctgccggggaCCCCCAGGCTGCACCCCAGGACCCCTCTGTGGCTGGCGGGGACCCCCCGCGTTACGCTCTGCCCCCCCCGCGGTGCACTCCGGgactccccccgcccccccccgccgccggggccgccccgtccccccgggcagcgccccccgccgcccatCACTTCCGCCGCCGACCGGCGCCGCCGCGGCCATGGGGCGCTGAAcggcggcagcggcgcggcagcgggagcggggccgcagCGGCCCCGGCaccggccccccggccccgggcccggccccggccgcccgctccccccccATGGGCTGCGGGGCCGCGGGCCATGGAGCGGTGCGCGGCCCGCCGGGCCCCAGGTGAGCGGCGCGGGCCCGGTAGGCCCCGGTAGGCCCCGGTGGGCCCCGGGGCGGCCGTTGCCCCGGCAacgcggcggggcggggcgggagggcccgggccggggcacCGGCGGCGCGGGATGGAGGCCCCGCAGCCATGACGGTGCCCCGGGAGATGCCCGAGAAGTGGCCGCGGGTccgcgccgccggcggggcgggtGTGTGCGGGCCGGGGGGTCTGCGGGGCCCGaggatgcagggctgggggtccggggtggggggctgggggtccgggggtgcagggctgggggtccggGGGTGCAGAGAAACAaggctgggggtcctggggtgcaGAGAAacagggctgggggtcctggggtgcagggctggggggctgggggtgcagagaaacaaggctgggggtcctggggtgcaGAGAAacagggctgggggtcctggggtgcagggctggggggctggaggtgcagagaaacaaggctgggggtcctggggtgcagagaaacagggctggggggctgggggtgcagagaaacaaggctgggggtctgggggtgcagagaaacagggctgggggtgcagagaaacaaggctgggggtcctggggtgcagggctgggggtccggGGGTGCAGAGAAacagggctgggggtcctggggtgcagggctggggggctgcgggtgcAGAGAAGcaaggctgggggtgcagggctgggggactgggggtgcagagaagcagggctgggggtcctgggctgggggtgcagagaagcagggctgggggtcctggggtgcagggctgggggtgcagagaAGCAaggctgggggtcctggggtgcagggctggggggctgggggtgcagagaAGCAaggctgggggtcctggggtgcagggctgggggactgGGGGTGCAGAGAAACAAGGCTGGGGGTCCCGGGGTGCAGAGAAacagggctgggggtcctggggtgcagggctgggggtccggGGGTGCAGAGAAacagggctgggggtcctggggtgccgggctggggggctgcgggtgcAGAGAAGcaaggctgggggtgcagggctgggggactgGGGGTGCAGAGAAGtagggctgggggtgcagagaagcagggctgggggtcctggggtgcagggctggggggctgtgggtgcagagAAGCAAGGCTGGGggtcctgggctggggggctgggggtgcagagaagcagggctgggggtcctggggtgctgggcaggggggctgggggtgcagagaagcagggctggggatcctggggtgctgggcaggggggctgggggtgcagagaagcagggctgggggtcctggggtgctgggcaggggggctgggggtgcagagcATCTGGgagtgcagggctgtggggctgggcttgtagggctgggggtgcagggctgggggtcttGGGGTGCAAtgaagcagggctgggggtgtaGGAGTGCCGAAAAGCAAGGCTGGGGGTCTCAGGGTACAGGGAAGCAAGGTtgggggtcctggggtgcagggctggggggctgggggtgcagggcgGGGGGTACAAATAAGCAGGGTCAGTGGTCTGGGGGCGCAGaagaagggggctgggggtgcagcgggagcacaggctgcacagtgtagctggggggggggcggggggggcttCCCTGTTCCCCTGGGGTCTGGGGTTTCTGGGCTTGCCTGGGGGGCTTTTGGGGCGCAGGGGAGCTGAACGGGTGGGATGGTGGGCCcagaggggggctggggggggggctggggtgcaggcaggctgaCGGGCGCGCTGTgttgcagaggaggagaggcGGGTGCGAGCCAACGCGCGGGAGTACAACGAGAAGTTCCAGTACGCGGTGAGTGGTGCTGAGCCCCGGCCCTGGCGCCCTCATCCTGCCGCAGGtttggggagctgggggctgcgTCACCCTCCGGGTCAgcagggaagggggtgggggggcagttACGGCTAAAAATAGATGTTTGTCCCTGAGAAAATTGTGCTGACGAGCTGGTAATGCCAAGAGAGCTctggagctggggcagcccagctggaggGGGGCATGGTGCGCTCCCAGGGTGGGGAATGCAGCCCCCCATCCTCTGTGGGGGCTTGATCCCCAGCccccctggctctgcctgcatccctgtggTGTCCGGAGCCGCCGGGGGGGGAGCAGAGCTCACCTTGGCCTCCCCCTCCACGCTGGAGGTTGTTTCTGGCTGCTCCAGACCAGAGGCTGCCCTGGCCTCGCTGCGGGGGAGCGGGGGTCCGGGTTGGGGTGACCCTGGCGGGGGGGCTGGATGctctggatgctgctgccagagggGGCTGGTCCCTGGGTACCGGCTGGCGACTGAGGAATCAGCTTCTGGAGGAAGCTGCCACGCAGtcggggcaggggcaggggatgggggtCCAGGCATTCAGACTGCGGGCGCGGTGAGCTACAGCCCTCCCGGGAGTGGTGCCGGGGGGTCCTGGGGCCTCAGCAACCCGTGAACTCCCTCCTCTGTCCATCCCCAGAGCAACTGCATCAAGACCTCCAAGTACAACATTGTCACCTTCCTGCCTGTCAACCTCTTCGAGCAGTTCCAGGAAGTGGCCAACACctatttcctcttcctcctcatcctgcagGTGAGTGTTGGGGGGCCCGGGGAGGCAGATGGGGCTCCCCCGCGCTGTCCATccctggctgggcagctgggAGGGCCCAGGGCATCTCCTGTCCTGGGACACGGTGGGTTTGGCACCCCGGAGCAGGGGTAGCGCGGGCCTGGGGCTGGCCAGGTCCCCTCTAAgtcccctccctgtccccagctgatCCCGCAGATCTCTTCGCTCTCCTGGTTCACCACCATCGTGCCTTTGGTTCTTGTCTTAACCATCACAGCTGTCAAAGATGCCACCGACGACTATGTGAGTGGTCCCCCCTGCACCCCTCgagccaggctggctgccctCTGGGcatgggggcagggggctgtgaccccggTGCAGGTGTGTGGTGCCCGGGGCCGTGGCGTTCGCGGGGGGAGGGACGCAGGACCCCGTCCCCAGCGGGGCTGACGCTGCCGTCTCTTCCCCTCCGCACCCAGTTCCGCCATAAAAGCGACAACCAGGTGAACAACCGGCAGTCTCAGGTGCTGATCGGCGGAGTGTGAGTGTcacggggagggggcagccggggagggggcacggGGCCCTGGGGGACGcggcacagggctgcaggcaggggcagagggcagcggggcaggggagAAGCGGTGCTGGTGGCTCCCCCCTAACTCCACCGTCCCCCTGCAGCCTCCGGCAGGAGCAATGGATGAACGTCCGTGTCGGAGACATCATCAAGTTGGAGAACAACCAGTTTGTGGCGGTGAGTGTGGCCCCAAGGCAGGGTGACACATGGGGACAGCCACCTGGGGTGGTGCTGCGCCCAACTCTGCTTTTACGCTTCTCCATCACCTCCTGGTGTGGAGGCACCGGGGACTTTCCAGCCTGGAAGTTCCATTTCAGTTGCGGTGTTTGAGCCGTGTTCGAGCTCTCGGGATTTGGCTGCCCGTGGGCGCTTCAGGCGATGGTGTCCTGGCCAGGGTGCCGGCAGCGCCCTGCTAGGGACGTGTGGCTCCGGAGACCCCGCCGGCTCCTGGCATCCAAGGGCTGGAGCTTCCCTGGGGAAAGGCGTAGGGGAGCCCCGGTGTCAGCACAACCCTTGCCATGTCTCCCCCCGGCAGGCtgacctcctcctcctctccagcagcgAGCCCCACGGGTTGTGCTACATAGAGACGGCGGAGCTGGATGGGTAGGTAACCCCTGCCCCGCTCGGGGGGCGGCGGAGGGCGAGGGGTGGGAGTGGGAACGGGAGCTGCCAGGGAACTGGAGCTGGGCAGCATCTGTGAAGACCCTCCCTGTGGCTGACCCCGCGTGTGGTGCCTCCTTAACCTGCAGAGAGACCAACATGAAGGTGCGGCAGGCCATCCCCGTCACCTCGGAGCTGGGGGACACCAGCAAGCTGGCTCGGTTTGACGGTGAGTGCCCGCGACCAGCCCTCTGCggtggggcagcccctgccttccctcctccGTCACCTGGCGTGGGAGACACCGGGACCATCCACGCGGTCCTGTGGCTCGGAGCGGATCTCTGGGGAACTGGGGGCggtgctgggagcactgggatggAAGTGGCCGCCTGGAGAAGGCACCTTACAGCCCAGCCATCCCCCGCGCTCAGGCGAGGTGATCTGTGAACCCCCCAACAACAAGCTGGACAAGTTTGGTGGGACGCTGTACTGGAAGGAGAACAAGTACCCCCTGAGCAACCAGAACatgctgctgcggggctgcgtCCTGCGCAACACCGAGTGGTGCTTCGGCCTTGTCATCTTtgcaggtgggctgggacggctgcCACCGCTGCGCCGCGCGGAAGGGAGAGACCCCGCTGAcgcccttccctctccccagggcCCGACACGAAACTGATGCAGAACAGCGGCCGGACCAAGTTCAAGCGGACGAGCATCGACCGGCTGATGAACACGCTGGTGCTCTGGGTATGCGGGAGGCAGGTCCCAGGGGAGCCCCGGCTCTGGCACGGTTGAGGCTCTGATGTCTTCTCCTGTCCCCAGATCTTCGGGTTCCTGGTGTGCATGGGGGTGATCCTGGCCATCGGCAACGCCATCTGGGAGCACGAGGTGGGCGTCTGCTTCCAGATCTACCTGCCTTGGGATGAGGGGGTGCACAGTGCCTTCTTCTCCGGCTTCCTCTCCTTCTGGTCCTACATCATCATCCTCAACACCGTGGTGCCCATCTCGCTCTACGTGAGGTAGGGCAGGGGCcgaggggctgggctgggggtgtgtgCGAGGGGCAGGCACCAGGCGTTAGGGGTGCCCTCTGGGGAGGGGAGACGGGGATGGAGACCCACGGGCAGAGCTGCGTGCGTGGGGTGGGCTTGGGCTGCTCTCCTGGTGATGGGCCGCGTCTGCCCTCGGGGATACCCCAAGACCTGAGACCCCACAGGTCCCTCGGGGCCCCCCCTGGCTGCGTCTGTCTGGCTGCTCgtctctccctgccctggctgcacgCTGGTTATTTtgctctgccctcctgcagctcccaggctcCTGCACtgtccccttctctctctcttttaatttctctctcttttcgTTCCCCAGCATGGGTTCTGTCACCCTTAGCCCCGAGGTAAGAACGTGTcgcccccacccctcccactAGCTCATTGCTGtctgccctgggggctggggagggggttcGGGGCGTGTAGCTGTGTGAGATGCCTGGGGAGCTCCGCTCGGTGACAGGCTccgtgtccccagccctggcttgGCGGTGGCTGTCACTAGGAGCGGGTTGCGggccagccctggggaagggTGTGGGgaccctgggtgctggggtgccctAGGTGCTTGGGGGTCTGGGGTGGGCACGTGTGTGCCCATCGCTGGCTGAGCAGAGcgtgctgccctgccctgctgacaCCCGGCtgtcgtgtgtgtgtgtccccgCAGCGTGGAGGTGATCCGTCTTGGGCACAGCTACTTCATCAACTGGGACAAGAAGATGTACTGTGCCAAGCGCCGGACGCCCGCTGAGGCGCGGACCACCACCCTCAATgaggagctggggcaggtggaGTACATCTTCTCTGACAAGACCGGCACCCTCACCCAGAACATCATGGTCTTCAGCAAGTGCTCCGTCAACGGGCACAGCTACGGTGAGCACCGGGCGCTGGGGCCGGGCTGGGTCTGCCTGCAGGCTGTGGGGGCTCCGGCTCCCCTTCTGCAGACCCTCTGGGGCAGCCAGGGGACGAGGGGGCTCGGCGTCGCGGCgtggggctgcccctgccccataGCTGCCCCGGGTGTGGGTGCTGGTGAGGCAGCAGCGTTGGGTCCCTGTCCTGGTTAACTCCGTGCCCTGGTTCGCAGGTGACGTGCAGGATGTGCTGGGTCACAAAGCGGAGCTGGGCGAGGTAAGGGGGCCGCGGGGGCCGTGCCTGGTGGTGCCGGGGGGCGCAGGGGGTAACGCCATCTCTGCCCCTGCCAGAGGCCGGAGCCAGTCGACTTCTCCTTCAACCCCCTGGCTGACCCACGGTTCCAGTTCTGGGACCCCAGCCTGCTGGAAGCCGTCAAGCTGGGAGACCCCCACGTGCACGAGTTCTTCCGCCTGCTCTCGCTCTGCCACACCGTCATGTCCGAGGAGAAGGACGAAGGTGGGCGCGGggggcaggatctggccctgcACGGCCTGGGGCACGGCGCTGGCTCTGACCCCCCGGTGCTGTCCCCAGGGGAGCTCTATTACAAGGCTCAGTCCCCGGACGAGGGAGCGCTGGTCGCCGCTGCCAGGAACTTTGGGTTTGTCTTCCGGTCCCGCACGCCCAAAACCATCACAGTGCACGAGCTGGGTCGAGCCATCACCTACCAGCTGCTGGCCATCCTGGACTTCAACAACATCCGCAAGCGCATGTCCGTCATCGGTGAGGTCCTGGGCATGGCAAAGCGGCGGTGGGGCCGGGAGAGCGGCggtggggctgggagagccaCAGTGGGTCTAGGAGGGCCATGGTGGGGATGGGAGAGTGGCAGTGGGGCCGGGAGGGCAGCGGTGGGGCtaggagagctgtggtggggctgggagggccACGGTGGGTCCAGaaggggggtggtggggctAGGAGGGCAACAATGGGGCTGGGAGAGCggcggtggggctgggagggcgacggtggggctgggagagcccaATGGGTCTGGAAGGGTGGTGGtagggctgggagagctgcgaTGGGTCCGGAAGGGCAGCGGTGGGGCCGGGAGAGCGGCAGTGGGGCTGGGTCGGCCGCAGTGGGGCTGGGTCATGGGGGCTGGGGACACGGATGGTGACGAGGCTGCGGAGGCATCACGGGGTCGTGGCTGGGCTTGGAGCGGGATTCGCTGCTGCGCTCCCGAGCCAGGCAGCTtgtcccctgccccctgcagTCCGCAGCCCCGAGGGCCGGATCCGGCTGTACTGCAAAGGTGCTGACACCATCCTGCTGGAGCGCCTGCACCCCCTCACCCAGGACCTCGCCAACGTCACCACCGACCACCTCAACGTgagtggggcaggggctgggaaggggggcTGCCCACGCGTGCGCGTGCCCCATCCTGGGGGGGCAATCGGGGTCTGGGGGCGCCGTCGGGGTCTGCCAGTGCACCCAGCTCCAACCGCTTGCAGGAATACGCGGGTGAGGGGCTGCGGACGCTGGTGCTGGCTTACAAAGACCTGGAGGAGAGTTACTACGAGGAGTGGTCCGAGCGGCTGCACCGAGCCGGCAGTGCCCCCGAGGCCCGCGAGGATCGCCTGGCTCGGCTCTACGACGAGGTGGAGCACGATATGCTGGTAGGTGGGCTGGGGGTtcggggagggggaggggcaggaggcagctgggggcagCGCCTGCTCACCTCCTGCCTCTTGGGgtccccccagctgctgggagccacGGCCATCGAAGACAAACTGCAGCAGGGGGTCCCCGAAACCATCGCCATCCTGACGTTGGCCAACATCAAGATCTGGGTGCTGACGGGGGACAAGCAGGGTGAGGGTCTGGgggggctctgggctggctggaggTGAGGACGTTCGTGTGTTGGGATCCCacctgctggggggggggacgggacacaGGACAGATGCTCCCCCTGGTCTGACCCTGGCTCAGCCCCTGGTTTCCCGTCCCCAGAGACGGCTGTGAACATCGGCTACTCCTGCAAGATGCTGACGGACGACATGACGGAGGTGTTTGTAGTCACGGGCCACACCGTGCTGGAGGTGCGGGAAGAGCTCAGGTGAGGcgcggcaggcagggctggccaggggaCACGCGTGGGGccagcgtggggctgggggggggatgTCGAAGTGCCCTGAATCGGGGGCCCCCCCAacccctttctttctcttcaggaAAGCCCGGGAGAAGATGATGGACGCATCGCGCTCCGTGGGCAACGGTTTCTACCAGGAGAAACTCTCCTCCTCCAAGCTCACCTCGGTGCTGGAAGCCATAGCGGGCGAATACGCCCTGGTCATCAACGGGCACAGCCTGGTAGGGACCTGGGGGCACCGGGCTGGATGGGGCACCGTGCCCTGCTGGCGGCCGTGCCCCCAACTGTCCCCCCGCTCTCCTCGCAGGCCCACGCGCTGGAGGCTGACATGGAGGTGGAGTTCCTGGAGACGGCGTGTGCCTGCAAGGCCGTC encodes the following:
- the ATP8B2 gene encoding LOW QUALITY PROTEIN: phospholipid-transporting ATPase ID (The sequence of the model RefSeq protein was modified relative to this genomic sequence to represent the inferred CDS: inserted 4 bases in 2 codons), producing the protein MTVPREMPEKWPRVRAAGGAEEERRVRANAREYNEKFQYASNCIKTSKYNIVTFLPVNLFEQFQEVANTYFLFLLILQLIPQISSLSWFTTIVPLVLVLTITAVKDATDDYFRHKSDNQVNNRQSQVLIGGVLRQEQWMNVRVGDIIKLENNQFVAADLLLLSSSEPHGLCYIETAELDGETNMKVRQAIPVTSELGDTSKLARFDGEVICEPPNNKLDKFGGTLYWKENKYPLSNQNMLLRGCVLRNTEWCFGLVIFAGPDTKLMQNSGRTKFKRTSIDRLMNTLVLWIFGFLVCMGVILAIGNAIWEHEVGVCFQIYLPWDEGVHSAFFSGFLSFWSYIIILNTVVPISLYVSVEVIRLGHSYFINWDKKMYCAKRRTPAEARTTTLNEELGQVEYIFSDKTGTLTQNIMVFSKCSVNGHSYGDVQDVLGHKAELGERPEPVDFSFNPLADPRFQFWDPSLLEAVKLGDPHVHEFFRLLSLCHTVMSEEKDEGELYYKAQSPDEGALVAAARNFGFVFRSRTPKTITVHELGRAITYQLLAILDFNNIRKRMSVIVRSPEGRIRLYCKGADTILLERLHPLTQDLANVTTDHLNEYAGEGLRTLVLAYKDLEESYYEEWSERLHRAGSAPEAREDRLARLYDEVEHDMLLLGATAIEDKLQQGVPETIAILTLANIKIWVLTGDKQETAVNIGYSCKMLTDDMTEVFVVTGHTVLEVREELRKAREKMMDASRSVGNGFYQEKLSSSKLTSVLEAIAGEYALVINGHSLAHALEADMEVEFLETACACKAVICCRVTPLQKAQVVELVKKYKKAVTLAIGDGANDVSMIKTAHIGVGISGQEGIQAVLASDYSFSQFKFLQRLLLVHGRWSYLRMCKFLCYFFYKNFAFTMVHFWFGFFCGFSAQTVYDQYFITLYNIVYTSLPVLAMGVFDQDVPEQRSMEYPKLYEPGQLNLLFNKREFFICIAQGIYTSVLMFFIPYGVFADATRDDGTQLADYQSFAVTVATSLVIVVSVQIGLDTGFWTAINHFFIWGSLAAYFAILFAMHSDGLFQMFPNQFRFVGNAQNTLAQPTVWLTIALTTVVCIMPVVAFRFLKLDLKPELSDTVRYTQLVRKKQKTQHRCMRRAGRVGSRRSAXRFSHQEGFGELIMSGKNMRLSSLALSSFAXRPQHGWIETLRKKKGSDGSTAGSPSGVADKMLKV